The Sneathiella sp. P13V-1 genome window below encodes:
- a CDS encoding cryptochrome/photolyase family protein: MSLVWFRRDLRLNSNKAVLAALENAENICFLYILDEKRLDFAGKAQAWWLHHSLQELSKNLAEFGHELILMKGNSLQIISDIASKNSGLTIYANRTYHPLMDKVDQELSDLDNRFRFSCDRLVTPQQYVTGSGAPYKVFTPYYKAASLDVRLNIAPKLPDRLPEAGMISCGDKLEDWKLLPKHPDWAANFRDRWEPGESGAKKKAIEFIKNKCANYKTGRDYPAEDVVSGLSAHLHFGEISSKMLVNALLFQEELDAENYIRQLLWREFSLELLLQFPDLESRAFKEKYDNIRWRDDAIALNAWKQGKTGFPIVDAGMRELRRSGYMHNRVRMITASFLIKNLLIDWREGLKWFEENLLDADPANNAAGWQWVTGSGADAAPYFRVFNPVTQSERFDKEGHYIRKWVPELSDLPHTHIHAPWTASQKILEGAGVILGEDYPTPIVDTINSRKRALKEYKRALSD, from the coding sequence ATGTCACTGGTGTGGTTTCGAAGAGATTTGCGTTTAAATTCCAATAAGGCCGTTCTTGCGGCTTTGGAGAATGCCGAAAATATCTGTTTTCTCTACATACTGGATGAAAAGCGGTTGGATTTTGCGGGCAAAGCACAGGCCTGGTGGTTGCATCATAGCCTTCAGGAGCTCTCAAAAAATCTTGCTGAATTTGGGCATGAACTCATCTTAATGAAGGGGAATAGCCTTCAAATCATATCCGACATTGCTTCTAAAAATAGTGGGCTAACGATTTATGCAAATCGTACCTATCATCCGTTAATGGATAAAGTTGATCAGGAATTGTCGGATTTGGATAACCGGTTTAGGTTTTCTTGTGATCGGTTAGTGACGCCACAGCAATATGTTACGGGCAGCGGTGCTCCTTACAAGGTGTTTACCCCATATTACAAAGCTGCATCATTGGATGTCAGATTGAACATTGCACCAAAACTACCCGACAGGCTTCCTGAAGCAGGAATGATTAGTTGTGGAGATAAACTTGAGGACTGGAAGCTGTTGCCCAAGCACCCTGATTGGGCTGCGAATTTTAGGGATCGGTGGGAGCCTGGTGAAAGCGGTGCTAAAAAGAAGGCAATAGAATTTATCAAAAACAAATGTGCCAATTATAAAACAGGGCGCGATTACCCTGCGGAAGATGTGGTGTCAGGGTTATCTGCTCATCTACATTTCGGTGAAATAAGTTCGAAAATGCTTGTAAATGCCCTTTTGTTTCAAGAGGAACTGGATGCCGAAAATTATATTCGGCAGTTATTGTGGCGCGAATTTTCGCTTGAGCTTTTATTGCAATTTCCGGATTTGGAATCCCGTGCTTTTAAAGAGAAGTATGACAATATTCGCTGGAGAGATGATGCGATTGCATTGAATGCCTGGAAACAAGGTAAAACTGGCTTCCCAATAGTAGATGCGGGAATGAGGGAGCTTCGAAGAAGTGGCTACATGCATAATCGCGTGCGTATGATTACGGCTTCTTTTCTCATTAAAAACCTGCTTATAGACTGGCGAGAAGGCTTGAAATGGTTTGAAGAGAATTTGCTGGATGCTGATCCAGCAAATAACGCTGCCGGGTGGCAATGGGTGACTGGTTCGGGGGCTGATGCGGCTCCGTATTTCCGGGTATTCAACCCAGTAACTCAATCTGAAAGGTTTGATAAAGAGGGTCATTACATCAGAAAATGGGTGCCTGAACTTTCTGATCTACCGCATACGCACATACATGCACCTTGGACGGCCTCCCAAAAGATTCTTGAAGGGGCAGGTGTTATCTTGGGGGAAGACTATCCAACCCCAATCGTTGATACTATAAACAGCAGAAAAAGAGCCCTGAAAGAATATAAAAGGGCTCTTTCAGATTAG
- a CDS encoding saccharopine dehydrogenase — protein MSEIRIWLRAEVKPNEQRVAVVPADAKRLLDAGYKITVEKSGQRSINIEDYAAVGCDIAEEGSWVDAPKDAFILGVKELPEGDSDLVHRHIYFGHVFKDQPGWQHTLGRFVSGEGTLFDLENLVDETGRRVAAFGYWAGYAGAATAVMTWLGQQAGAVPAISRVGSYPNVDALLAELKEGLSKYDSKPNLVVIGALGRSGSGAVDLGEQLGLDVSKWDMAETASGGPFPEIQQHSIFVNCILASPSCPRFVTAEDIAVADRKLTVISDVSCDPESVYNPIPIYNKSTKFDDPTIRVVEGDNPLDVIAIDHLPSMLPKESSEDYSSQLTEALLELNEPEKGIWGRALADFKHHIGRL, from the coding sequence ATGTCTGAAATACGGATCTGGTTAAGAGCCGAAGTGAAACCAAATGAACAACGTGTGGCGGTTGTTCCGGCGGATGCAAAACGGCTGTTGGATGCTGGTTACAAGATCACCGTAGAGAAATCTGGTCAGCGTTCTATCAATATCGAAGATTATGCCGCCGTTGGGTGTGATATTGCGGAAGAGGGAAGTTGGGTCGATGCGCCAAAGGATGCCTTTATCCTTGGTGTGAAGGAGCTTCCTGAAGGTGATAGTGATCTGGTGCATCGCCATATTTACTTCGGTCACGTGTTTAAGGATCAACCGGGTTGGCAACACACGCTTGGCCGCTTTGTATCCGGTGAAGGCACTCTGTTTGATTTGGAAAATCTAGTGGATGAAACGGGACGCCGTGTCGCCGCGTTTGGTTACTGGGCAGGTTATGCAGGTGCTGCAACAGCTGTCATGACGTGGCTCGGGCAACAGGCCGGTGCCGTGCCAGCGATCAGCCGCGTTGGAAGCTATCCAAATGTGGATGCGCTTTTGGCTGAATTAAAAGAAGGTCTTTCAAAATATGATAGCAAACCAAACCTTGTTGTCATTGGTGCCCTTGGCCGTTCCGGAAGTGGCGCTGTGGATCTTGGTGAACAATTAGGGCTCGATGTTAGTAAATGGGATATGGCGGAAACTGCTTCCGGTGGGCCGTTTCCTGAAATTCAGCAGCACAGCATCTTTGTGAACTGTATTCTCGCCTCCCCAAGCTGCCCGCGTTTTGTGACTGCGGAAGATATCGCGGTTGCAGATCGTAAACTGACCGTCATTTCGGATGTAAGCTGTGATCCGGAAAGCGTTTACAACCCAATTCCGATCTATAATAAATCGACAAAATTTGATGATCCGACAATCCGTGTTGTAGAGGGAGATAACCCTCTTGATGTGATCGCTATTGATCATCTGCCTTCCATGCTTCCAAAAGAGTCCAGTGAAGATTACTCTTCACAGCTTACCGAAGCATTACTTGAATTGAACGAGCCTGAAAAAGGCATTTGGGGCCGGGCGCTTGCAGATTTCAAGCACCACATTGGCCGACTGTAA
- a CDS encoding saccharopine dehydrogenase family protein, translated as MAQVHWLGAGLSAVPGIRRLIENGSKLTLWNRTVEKAEAAVKGLSGDYDVKAFDLEAFEGALAAGDVAVSMLPADFHPKIAKICLDKGAHFVSSSYISPEMKDLDKAAKEKGLSLVNEVGLDPGIDHLMAHVLMDDYKNSAAFSDKNAVHFRSYCGGLSEVPNDFKYKFSWSPLGVLKALRSPSRSVRDGGEYKVSRPWDAVEEFNAPLPKGSEVFEVYPNRDSYPYLEEYGFEDHWDVQQFVRGTLRYGGWSEAWDHIFKEVETLEGADGDKRLQEISEELWSKHAVEEGEADRVVLCVDLRAENEGDVVYDKTYVMDAYGDANSTAMARLVSVPVSYAVEEVLAGNMEAGVSAAPSERSKAESWLKKLEDAGESMHLVDNLAK; from the coding sequence ATGGCTCAAGTGCATTGGTTGGGTGCAGGTCTGTCCGCCGTTCCTGGTATCCGCCGTTTGATTGAAAATGGCAGCAAACTAACCCTTTGGAACCGTACTGTAGAAAAAGCGGAAGCTGCCGTTAAAGGCCTCTCTGGAGATTACGATGTGAAAGCGTTTGATTTGGAAGCTTTCGAAGGTGCACTCGCAGCTGGCGATGTGGCAGTATCCATGTTGCCGGCAGATTTTCACCCGAAGATTGCAAAGATCTGTCTGGATAAAGGAGCACATTTTGTCTCTAGCTCTTATATTTCACCGGAAATGAAGGATCTGGATAAGGCGGCTAAGGAAAAAGGTCTGAGCTTGGTCAACGAAGTTGGCCTTGATCCCGGAATTGACCACCTTATGGCGCATGTCTTGATGGATGATTACAAAAACTCAGCCGCTTTTTCTGACAAAAATGCAGTACATTTCCGCTCCTATTGTGGCGGTCTTTCCGAAGTACCAAATGACTTCAAGTATAAGTTCAGCTGGTCTCCTCTTGGAGTGTTGAAAGCTCTGCGCTCTCCTTCTCGTAGTGTCCGTGATGGTGGGGAGTATAAAGTTAGTCGTCCGTGGGATGCTGTGGAAGAATTCAACGCACCTCTGCCAAAAGGCAGTGAGGTGTTTGAAGTTTATCCAAACCGCGATTCCTATCCATATCTCGAAGAATATGGGTTTGAAGATCATTGGGATGTACAACAGTTCGTGCGTGGTACTCTCCGATATGGCGGTTGGTCAGAGGCGTGGGATCATATCTTCAAGGAAGTGGAAACACTGGAAGGCGCAGATGGTGATAAACGCCTTCAGGAAATCAGCGAGGAGCTTTGGAGTAAGCACGCGGTGGAAGAAGGTGAAGCTGACCGTGTCGTTCTTTGCGTTGACCTGCGTGCAGAGAACGAAGGTGACGTAGTTTACGACAAAACTTATGTAATGGACGCATATGGAGACGCTAACTCAACGGCGATGGCACGACTGGTTTCTGTACCAGTAAGCTATGCAGTTGAAGAGGTTCTGGCTGGCAATATGGAAGCCGGTGTTTCTGCAGCACCAAGTGAACGGTCGAAAGCTGAAAGTTGGCTCAAGAAACTGGAAGACGCAGGCGAGAGCATGCATTTGGTTGATAACCTCGCAAAATAA
- a CDS encoding IclR family transcriptional regulator: MTNSDKKGPQKKVGAAILTIEILRELAKRKGAMGVTLLARHINRYPGTVYSVLKTLQDEGIVNFNPSNKTYSLSYAGLLEIVGQQQPDDLLLRVEPEMRIKANELGTCLYLSQHIRTGSMLVVSRATPDQPVAIFTRVGTRFPTCVGGAGRLHAGWQNLDKDHLAASYEDMKWVRGKPDVDTWIDQVHRDIKQGFAYEENSLPEGLASIAVPLKSQDTKIKYIFNAIGPRGNFAGDGMDAHVTALKSLADFAENILKK; the protein is encoded by the coding sequence ATGACTAACAGTGATAAAAAGGGCCCCCAAAAAAAAGTTGGGGCAGCCATTCTAACCATCGAAATTTTGCGCGAGCTGGCCAAGCGCAAAGGCGCAATGGGTGTCACCTTACTCGCCAGGCATATCAACAGATACCCGGGCACTGTATATTCCGTACTAAAGACCCTGCAAGATGAAGGGATTGTCAATTTCAATCCCTCTAATAAAACTTACAGCCTCAGTTACGCAGGCCTTCTGGAAATTGTTGGGCAACAACAGCCAGATGACCTGCTGCTACGCGTTGAACCAGAAATGCGGATCAAGGCAAATGAACTTGGGACATGCCTCTACTTGAGCCAGCATATCAGAACGGGGTCGATGCTCGTTGTCTCCCGGGCAACCCCGGACCAGCCCGTAGCGATCTTCACCCGAGTTGGCACCCGTTTCCCAACATGCGTGGGGGGTGCTGGTCGCCTACATGCTGGGTGGCAAAACCTGGATAAAGATCATCTCGCGGCATCTTATGAGGATATGAAATGGGTTCGGGGAAAACCTGATGTCGATACCTGGATTGACCAAGTGCACCGGGATATCAAACAAGGCTTTGCCTACGAAGAAAACAGCTTGCCTGAGGGGCTGGCCAGTATCGCTGTCCCTCTTAAAAGTCAGGATACGAAAATCAAATACATCTTCAATGCAATTGGCCCGCGCGGTAACTTTGCAGGCGACGGGATGGACGCCCATGTGACGGCCCTAAAGTCACTCGCGGATTTCGCTGAGAACATCCTGAAGAAATAA
- a CDS encoding porin encodes MKKASLIALPLLALALPVVAAEDSYPKISGELSLELENDWTFRSDDNAAELNDLYPTLTLGTTVEFTPELSLNMEATLDPVEDATDDRAFEDLGAYLNIITINYDTDTFGVYAGKFTPNFGLAWDAAPGIFGADLNEDLELAEMIGLGGHINFNVGGMHTVSASTFFADTTFLSDSLGKSRGPLDEDDGGPANTESLSSFALALDGEFEAAEGFRYHLGFTSLAEGDDGDENQYGYVAAVEYEIGLTEEVTLTPIAEYAFLDNAGGIDDADTRYITAGVALGYGNWTVSTAYQNRRADDGTNTVTDYVADFTVGYAFDFGLEMSAAYRRAEEDNIDSQGLGILAAYTIEF; translated from the coding sequence ATGAAAAAAGCATCCTTAATAGCACTCCCTCTCCTTGCTCTTGCGCTACCTGTAGTAGCGGCAGAAGACAGTTATCCAAAGATCTCAGGTGAACTTTCCCTGGAATTGGAAAACGACTGGACATTCAGATCAGATGACAATGCCGCTGAACTTAACGATCTCTACCCCACTCTTACGTTAGGCACCACGGTTGAGTTCACTCCAGAACTCTCTCTCAACATGGAAGCCACTCTTGACCCAGTTGAAGATGCAACAGATGATCGCGCTTTCGAAGATCTGGGCGCTTATCTCAACATCATTACGATCAATTACGACACTGATACTTTTGGCGTCTATGCTGGTAAATTCACCCCCAACTTTGGTTTAGCATGGGATGCGGCGCCTGGAATTTTTGGCGCTGACCTAAATGAGGATCTGGAGCTGGCAGAAATGATCGGCCTTGGTGGTCATATCAATTTCAACGTTGGCGGTATGCATACGGTTTCCGCAAGCACCTTCTTTGCTGACACAACTTTCCTCAGCGACAGCCTGGGTAAAAGCCGCGGCCCTCTAGATGAAGATGATGGCGGCCCCGCAAACACAGAAAGCCTCTCTTCCTTTGCATTGGCACTCGACGGTGAATTTGAAGCTGCTGAAGGCTTCCGTTACCACCTTGGCTTTACATCTCTCGCTGAGGGTGATGATGGTGATGAAAACCAGTATGGTTATGTAGCTGCCGTTGAATATGAAATTGGTTTGACCGAAGAAGTTACTCTTACTCCGATTGCAGAATATGCATTCCTCGATAATGCAGGCGGAATTGACGACGCTGATACACGTTACATCACAGCTGGTGTCGCACTCGGTTATGGAAACTGGACAGTCTCTACTGCATACCAAAACCGCCGTGCAGATGACGGTACGAATACGGTCACAGATTATGTTGCTGACTTTACAGTTGGCTATGCATTCGATTTTGGCTTGGAAATGTCTGCAGCTTACCGCCGTGCCGAAGAAGACAATATCGATAGCCAGGGCTTGGGTATTTTAGCTGCCTACACCATCGAGTTCTAA
- a CDS encoding crotonase/enoyl-CoA hydratase family protein, giving the protein MTTNTIQTELDGNILIIRLNRPDNMNAFTIEMGEELIRVLDEADENDDVRAIIFTGNGRAFCAGMDLSSDGNVFGLDETVDANSPDMEKNRDLGGVLTLRMFRMKKPMIGAINGASVGVGSTMQLPMDIRLASEKAKFGFVFSQRGVTLESCASWFLPRLVGMSKALEWSMSGRVFGAEEALAGGLVSEVVAPDDLLDRAKEMAKSFINGTSAMSVAVNRQLLWRMMGADHPMEAHKLESRTMYHSSVRDGKEGVLSFLEKREPEFKDAVSGGAPSGFDWDEEPEWK; this is encoded by the coding sequence ATGACAACAAACACCATTCAAACCGAGCTGGATGGCAACATCCTTATTATTCGTCTGAACCGCCCGGACAATATGAACGCTTTCACCATCGAAATGGGGGAAGAGTTAATCCGAGTGCTGGATGAAGCTGACGAAAATGATGATGTCCGCGCCATCATCTTTACCGGAAATGGCCGCGCTTTCTGCGCAGGTATGGATCTTTCAAGTGATGGCAATGTGTTTGGTCTTGATGAGACTGTTGATGCCAATTCACCTGATATGGAAAAAAACCGTGATCTAGGCGGTGTTCTGACCCTTCGTATGTTCCGAATGAAAAAACCGATGATTGGTGCCATTAACGGCGCGTCTGTTGGTGTCGGATCGACAATGCAATTGCCAATGGATATCCGTCTAGCAAGTGAAAAAGCCAAGTTCGGATTTGTGTTCTCTCAACGGGGTGTAACACTTGAAAGCTGTGCGAGTTGGTTCCTACCACGCTTGGTCGGGATGTCAAAAGCACTGGAATGGTCAATGTCGGGCCGTGTTTTTGGCGCCGAAGAGGCCTTGGCAGGTGGGCTGGTGAGTGAAGTTGTAGCGCCAGATGACCTTTTGGATCGTGCAAAGGAAATGGCTAAGAGCTTTATCAATGGTACCAGTGCAATGTCGGTGGCAGTAAATCGGCAACTACTTTGGCGGATGATGGGAGCAGATCACCCGATGGAGGCTCACAAGCTGGAAAGCCGGACTATGTATCATTCCAGTGTTCGGGACGGTAAGGAAGGTGTTCTCTCTTTCCTTGAAAAACGAGAGCCGGAATTTAAGGATGCTGTCTCAGGCGGTGCGCCTTCCGGTTTTGACTGGGATGAAGAACCTGAATGGAAGTAA